TGTTTAATTATCTCGTCCACAGCCTTGTCGCCCACATTGCGGATAGCCCCCAGACCAAAGCGAACCACGTCGCCGACTGCGGAGTACTCGGAGACTGACTCGTTGATGTCGGGCGGCAGCACCTGAATGCCCATGCGTCTGGCCTCACCCAGGTAGAGGGCGGTCTTGTCTTTGTTGGTACGCTCGCCCTGGAGGAGGGCGGCCATGAACTCCACCGGGTAGTGGGTCTTCAGGTAGGCGGTCCAATATGCGATCAGCGCGTAGGCAGCCGAGTGGGCCTTGTTAAAAGCGTAACCAGAGAAGGGCACCAAGATGTCCCAGACGGCCTGGGCCGCCTCCTTGGAGTACCCGTGTTCCTTCATACCTTCGAAGAAAGGCACCTGCTCCTTGGCCAGCACTTCCGGCTTCTTCTTGCCCATGGCTCGGCGGAGCACGTCGGCTCGGCCCAGGGAGTAGCCCGCCAGAATTCGCGCGGCGGACTGCACCTGCTCCTGGTAGACAATCAGACCGTAGGTCTCGTCGAGCACGGCCTTCAGGGGCTCGGCCACCTCGGGGTGGATGGGCTCAATCTTTTGCAGACCGTTCTTGCGCTTGGCATAGTTGATATGGGAGTTCATATCCATAGGGCCGGGCCGGTAGAGGGCGATCAGTGCCGATATATCGTTGAAATTATCGGGCTTTAGAAGGCGGAGCAGGGAGCGCATGCCGTCGCCATCGAGCTGGAAGACGCCCAGGGTGTCACCCCGGGCCAAGAGCTCGTAAGTCTCCTTGTCGTCCAGAGGAATCTTCTGGTAGGAGATGGGTTCCTTGCCGTTGCGGGCAATGTTGGTCAGGCAGTCGCGGATGACGCTCAAGTTGGAAAGCCCCAGGAAATCCATCTTGACCAGGCCCAGCGTCTCGCAGGTGTGGTACTCGAAGGTGGTGGTGACCGTGCCGTCGTTGCGCTCCATCAGCGGTGAGGTGTTCGTAATCGGCTCCGCGCCCATGATTGTCGCGCAAGCGTGCACGCCGGTCTGGCGGATGATGCCTTCCAAACCTTTGGCTTCGTCGGTAATGCGGTGCACGTCGGAGTCCGAGTCGTAGAGCTCGCGGAATTCGCGCGCCTCCGGGTAGCGCTTGGAATTAGGGTCGAAAATGTCTTTCAGACTCATGTCCTTGCCGTTGGCCGACGGGGGCAGCGCCTTAGTCACCTTGTCGCCCATGGAGTACTCGTAGCCCATAATGCGGGCCGAATCCTTCAGGGCGTTCTTGGTCTTAATAGTGCCGTAGGTCACGCACTGGGCCACCTTGTCGGAGCCGTACTTGTCGGCCACATACTCCAGGACTTTCATGCGGCCCTCAGGGTCGAAGTCCACGTCGATATCGGGCAGGGAGACGCGCTCAGGGTTCAGGAATCGCTCGAAAATAAGGCCGTGCTTCAAGGGGTCCAGCTCGGTGATGCCCATCGCATAGGCCACCATGGAGCCTGCCGCAGAGCCACGCCCGGGCCCCACCATAATGCCATTCTCCTTGGCCCAGTTGATGTAGTCGGAGACCACCAGGAAGTAGCCGCAGAACTGCATCTGGCAGATCACGCCGCACTCGTAGTCGGCCTGGTGGGAAACTTCCTCGGGCACACCGTCCGGGTAACGCACTTTCAAGCCCTCATCGACTTTCTTGAGGAAGAGCGAGGTCTCGTCCCAGCCTTCCGGACAGTCGAAACGGGGCATAAACGCGCCGTCCTCGTGGTCGTCAAACATCACATTGCAGCGCTCGGCGATGGCGAGCGTGTTGTCGCAGGCCTCGGGGAACTCCTTAAAGAGGTCACGCATCTCCTGAGCCGAACGAATGTAGTAGCCAGTGCCGTCGAACTTGAAGCGTCCAGGCTCGTCCAGGTGGGATCCGGAGTTGATGCACAGGAGCGCGTCCTGGGCGCCTGCGTCCTCCTTGCGCACGTAGTGGGCGTCGTTCGTGGCCACCAGGGGTGCGCCGATGCGCTTAGCTATCTCCAGCAACTCCTTGGACACGCGGGTCTCAATCTCCAGGCCGTGGTCCATCAGCTCCACGAAGTAGTTGTCTTTGCCGAAGATGTCTTGGAACTCGCCAGCCGCGCGCAGGGCCTCGTCAAACTGGCCCAGGCGCAGGCGGGTCTGCACAATGCCCGAGGGGCAGCCAGTCGTAGCAATCACGCCCTTGGAGTAGGTGGAGAGCACTTCCTTGTCCATACGCGGCCACTTACCGACCAAACCCTCCAGATTCGCCACAGACGAAGCCTTAATCAGGTTCACCAGGCCCGTGTCGTTCTCGGCCCAGAGGGTCATGTGGGTGATGAAACCGCCACCGGAGACGTCGTCCGAGCGCTGTGTATCGTCACCCCAGTGCACGCGGGTCTTGTCCTGGCGGGCCGTCTCAGGCGTGACATACGCCTCAATGCCAATGATGGGCTTAATGTCGTTGTCCACCGCGTTACGCCAGAGCTCGTAGGCCCCGTGCATGTTCCCGTGATCGGTGATGGCGATAGACTTTTGCCCCATCTCTTTCACCTGCTGCACCAGCTCAGGAATCTTGGAAGCGCCGTCGAGCGTGGAGTAGTGCGTGTGGTTGTGCAAGTGCACAAAACTATCAGGAGCAACAGTAGAAGCCATACCCCTAATCTACTAAACCCCCTGACACATCCGCCGTTCGCATTAGAGCCCTTGCTACTACAGCAAAGGCGGATTCACAAGGGTTTCACTGGCTTGAGATATATTCAGGAAACCGCCAGGTGAGCTCACAGCAAACACAGTATTTGAAACCATCTTTCTCATCTCGGCAGAAGCGAGCGTCTACGAGCCCATTTGGTCAGACAGTGCTACACTTGCTATTTGTATGAGACAGAGCGCGTAGTAGCTGATAGTTGGGGAATCGTATCGGCCATGTACGCATTGAAGAATTTGTATGCCGAAAATAGGCGTAAGACCGCTTTTTTCGGCTTAGAGGGGTGTTATCATGCGCGTCAAGCACACGTTTAGTGCGGCACTCGTAGCATTATCTATGGCTATCCTGGGGGGGGGGATACGCTAGCCTAGCGGCCCCCATCAGCGCATATGCTGATCCCGCAACCGGTGACTACCAGTTCACACTTACACATCCCAGCGGCGCCACCAAAGGCGGTGAAACCGTCACCATCAACGCCCGTTTAGCTGGTGGATTCACCACAGTAAGCGCCGGCGACACCTTCTCCCTCGCCACCGGACACGACGGCAACGTCTGGGCCTGGGGCGACAACAGCTCGGGCCAGCTCGGCGACGGCACCACCACCAGCAGCACCACACCCGTCAAGGTCCACACGCCGGCAGGTGTGCGCTTCGCCACCGTCAAGGCCGGCGGCAAGCACGCCCTCGCCCTCGGATCGGACGGCAAGCTCTACGCCTGGGGAGACAACAGCTCCGGCCAGCTCGGCAACGGCACCACCACCAACAGCACCACCCCAATAGTGGTCACCCAGCCGGCCGACTCCCAACGCTTCACCCGCATAGCCGCAGGAGCCAACTTCTCCACCGCCATCGCACCAGCACTCGGCGACGCCTACCCCAGCGGTACGGGTTATGATTTTAGAATGTTCGCCTGGGGCGCCGGCGTGGGAGCCGGAAAAACCACGCCGACTAACGTCAAGTTACAATTATCGGGCACGGGAAAGGATTGGTCACAGGCGCAGGATGTGAGCGCTCAAGGCGGCGGCTCACTCACCCTCATGAAACGATACCCCTTCTACGACGGTCTTACCTCTTTCTCGCTGATTGCTGGTTATCCGTTTAATGTAGGAGGAGTTAACCGTCCTCCAGGATCACCTGATGACCCGGAGGGCATTTATGGTTTGGATTTGTTTGCTGGTGGCTCGCATTTCCTTTCCGCCTCTGCTGCTCGCAGCACGGCTACTGCGGTTGCTCTTTATGGGTATGGCTCTAACGCGTATGGGCAGCTCGGCGACGGCACCACCACCGACCACCCTTCATACCCTGGAGTTCAGGTGCATGACCCCTCGCCCACGGTGGGGTTCACCGGTATGGTCAGCGCCGGGGGCAGGCATAACCTGGCCGTCGGCACCGACGAGAAGACCTACGCCTGGGGGGCCAACACCTCCGGCCAGCTCGGCGACGAGACCACCAGCAACCGCCTCGAACCGGTAGAGGTCCACGCCCCCGCGGGCGTCACCTTCCGGGCCATCGACGCCGGCGACAGCCACAACCTCGCCATCGGCTCGGACGGCAACGCCTACGCCTGGGGCGACAACCAACACGGGCAACTGGGCGACGGCACCACCACCAACCGCGGCAAACCCACCCGCGTGCAGACCATCCTCAACATCACCGCCATCACCTTCGACACCACACCAGGAACCACACCCGCATACGACCCCGCCACCGGCGACTGGACCACCACCACACCGGCCCACCCCGCGGGCAAGGTCAACGCCACCATCGACTGGACCATCAACGGCACACCCCAAACCAGCCGCACCCTGGCCAACGGGTACGAATACCTGCCCTACAAGACCATCACCTTCACCGACACCGGCGGCCAACCCCTCAACCCCGCCATACCCGACCAGACCGTCACCCAAGGCAGGACCACCACACAGCCCACCAACCCCACGCGCAAGAACTGCGCGTTCAGCGGCTGGTACCGCAACAACCAACCCTTCTTCTTCCACCAGACCATCACAACCGACACCACCCTAGAAGCCCGATGGTCCTGCTTCACCATGACCCCCCAACAAGGAGCCAAGGAAGGCGGCACCACCGTCACCATCACACCCCCAACACCACCCACCGGCACCAGATTCACCCACGTCCAAGCAGGCATCGGCACGAGCGCCGCCCTGGGCAGCGACGGCAACGCCTACATGTGGGGCAGCGACGACGGCGGCCAACTTGGCGACAACGCCGCCGCCGGTGGCTACTCTGCCCAGCCGGTGCAGGTGCAGGCCCCTCAGGGAGTCCACTTCACCAGCGTCAAACCCGGAAGCGATCATACTCTGGGCCTGGCGGAGGACGGCACACTCTGGGCATGGGGACGAAGCGTACAAGGCGAGCTGGGAAACGGATTCATAAGAGGAACTGGCAACCCGGAATGGTCTCAATCTAATGTGCCGAAGCGGGTGAAGACACCACCCAACGTGCGCTTCACCGCGATCAGCGCAGGCGCCCACACCTCGTTTGCCATCGGAGACGACGGCAACACCTACGCATGGGGGAACGGATTCTACTACAGCAGCGTAAGCAGTAACAAACTAAGCAATGTATTGCCTGTACCGGTCAGTCTTCCACCAAACGTCACCTTCACCGACATCGCATCCACTATTGCAACCACAGTGGCGCTCGGCAGTGACGGCAAGGTGTACACCTGGGGCACCGGCCAGGCGGGAGCAAACGGCAACGGAAAAACACCACCTACCGAGATCACGCACACTTCAACCAATTTCGTCCCCCAGGCAATCAGCACTCCGGCAGGCGTCACCTTCACACAGATATCAACAAACGCGGCAGCGAACTCTTCCGTGCTGGCGTTGGACAGCAACGGCAACGCCTGGGGATGGGGAAGGAACGAAAGTGGCATGACAGGCATAGGCAACGCCACAATGTGGATAACGACTCCCACTAGGGTTTCGGCGCCGGCAGGGCTCACCTTCACCAGCGTCAGCGCAGGTAGTCGACATGGCATGTTCACCGGCTCCGACGGCAACACCTACGCCAGCGGATGGGGAAGCATAACAGGCACCGGAACCAACGGTTTTGTAAACGTGCTCACACCCACGCGGGTCAACACGCCAACGGGCGTCACCCTCACCCAAATCAGCGCGGGAAACGATTACACGCTCGCCATCGGCTCCGACGGCAAAACCTACGCATGGGGAGCGGGAACAAACGGCATCCTCGGCACCGGAGGCACCGACCAAAAACCCTCCCCCGCGGAAGTGCTGCCACCGAAGGTGGGAGCCTCCAGCGTCCGCTTCGATCAGAGCGCCGGCCTCAACCTCACACCAACGGCCGACGGCAAATACACCGTCGTCACCCCGGCCCACCCCATCGGCACCGTCGACACCACCATCACATGGACCCTGGGTAACAACCCCCAGGACAACGCCACCCTCCCCTTCGAATACGTAGGATTCATCCTGCCCTCCGCCGGCAGCATCCCCCTACACCAATACACCGGCGGCAGCCTTCTTCTCCTAACCACTCTTGCAACAATCACCTACACCGGCTACCAGTTCACCACCCGCAAACACACCAACCCACACGAACCCCGCATCATCACCAGCACCCACGGCCAGTAAGCCAAGTGCATCCCGTCTCTGCACCGATTCAGGCTCTCAGCACAACGCATTTGTCCATTCGTCTATTATCCACACCGCTGAGAGGTATAGCGAAGGACTGCTATGACTATTGCAAGGCAAGCTGACCTCTCGTCTCAGGAAGGGCAGCAGTACGGTTCGCCGCCCTTCCTGTAAGGCCAAGATGGTGAGCGCATTCTCCTATCAGCCAAGCTCTACCAACTGATTCGAGACTTCGTGCTCTCCTCGCTGGCCTCGCCGAGCTCAGTTACGGATTCGCATTTGCATCCCGAGCAGGCCGCACTAGCTCAGCAAGCCCAGCGCCTCACAACAGGCCAAGCCGCCCACATTCTCGGCGTATCGCAGCGCACCCTTACCCGCATGCTGGACCGAGGCCTTATCCCCTACTCGCGCCCGCAGACGCAAGGCTATCGTTTTCTCTACTTGGAAGATGTACTCGCCTATAAGCGTCAGCGAGACCAGGAAACCCGTCGCAACCTAGAAGGCATGCGAGAAAGCGCCGCTCAAGCCGGTTCCTACGACGTGGACTACTCCCA
This window of the Bombiscardovia nodaiensis genome carries:
- the dnaE gene encoding DNA-directed DNA polymerase, with amino-acid sequence MASTVAPDSFVHLHNHTHYSTLDGASKIPELVQQVKEMGQKSIAITDHGNMHGAYELWRNAVDNDIKPIIGIEAYVTPETARQDKTRVHWGDDTQRSDDVSGGGFITHMTLWAENDTGLVNLIKASSVANLEGLVGKWPRMDKEVLSTYSKGVIATTGCPSGIVQTRLRLGQFDEALRAAGEFQDIFGKDNYFVELMDHGLEIETRVSKELLEIAKRIGAPLVATNDAHYVRKEDAGAQDALLCINSGSHLDEPGRFKFDGTGYYIRSAQEMRDLFKEFPEACDNTLAIAERCNVMFDDHEDGAFMPRFDCPEGWDETSLFLKKVDEGLKVRYPDGVPEEVSHQADYECGVICQMQFCGYFLVVSDYINWAKENGIMVGPGRGSAAGSMVAYAMGITELDPLKHGLIFERFLNPERVSLPDIDVDFDPEGRMKVLEYVADKYGSDKVAQCVTYGTIKTKNALKDSARIMGYEYSMGDKVTKALPPSANGKDMSLKDIFDPNSKRYPEAREFRELYDSDSDVHRITDEAKGLEGIIRQTGVHACATIMGAEPITNTSPLMERNDGTVTTTFEYHTCETLGLVKMDFLGLSNLSVIRDCLTNIARNGKEPISYQKIPLDDKETYELLARGDTLGVFQLDGDGMRSLLRLLKPDNFNDISALIALYRPGPMDMNSHINYAKRKNGLQKIEPIHPEVAEPLKAVLDETYGLIVYQEQVQSAARILAGYSLGRADVLRRAMGKKKPEVLAKEQVPFFEGMKEHGYSKEAAQAVWDILVPFSGYAFNKAHSAAYALIAYWTAYLKTHYPVEFMAALLQGERTNKDKTALYLGEARRMGIQVLPPDINESVSEYSAVGDVVRFGLGAIRNVGDKAVDEIIKQRESKQGKFVNFLDFVKRVSMDALNKRTVESLIKAGAFDGTDGNRRALFQIHEVAIDQVVPLKRKQAEGQFDLFADEEDTAESDILGDADVSVPDIEEWDKKTKLNFEREMLGLYVSDHPLSGMASVLAGLRDMSIAQLIDRAQSLGDNQSVTLAGLVTSVDRRVSKRGNPWARITLEDLESSITCNFFGKAYDKASEQLAIDTVIRVRGQVEIRDEGVDMRVQDMEVPTLESVDERPLTITLQRTALDRGRLAKLARILTDHPGYSEVQLAVYDAKGNVKLFTCGDRFRTRHDTSMLAEIKAVFGASCLPAA
- a CDS encoding hypothetical protein (frameshifted, insertion/deletion at around 1508546,1508708,1508622,1508594,1508436,1508443;~possible pseudo due to internal stop codon), whose product is MRFATVKAGGKHALALGSDGKLYAWGDNSSGQLGNGTTTNSTTPIVVTQPADSQRFTRIAAGANFSTAIAPALGDAYPSGTGYDFRMFAWGAGVGAGKTTPTNVKLQLSGTGKDWSQAQDVSAQGGGSLTLMKRYPFYDGLTSFSLIAGYPFNVGGVNRPPGSPDDPEGIYGLDLFAGGSHFLSASAARSTATAVALYGYGSNAYGQLGDGTTTDHPSYPGVQVHDPSPTVGFTGMVSAGGRHNLAVGTDEKTYAWGANTSGQLGDETTSNRLEPVEVHAPAGVTFRAIDAGDSHNLAIGSDGNAYAWGDNQHGQLGDGTTTNRGKPTRVQTILNITAITFDTTPGTTPAYDPATGDWTTTTPAHPAGKVNATIDWTINGTPQTSRTLANGYEYLPYKTITFTDTGGQPLNPAIPDQTVTQGRTTTQPTNPTRKNCAFSGWYRNNQPFFFHQTITTDTTLEARWSCFTMTPQQGAKEGGTTVTITPPTPPTGTRFTHVQAGIGTSAALGSDGNAYMWGSDDGGQLGDNAAAGGYSAQPVQVQAPQGVHFTSVKPGSDHTLGLAEDGTLWAWGRSVQGELGNGFIRGTGNPEWSQSNVPKRVKTPPNVRFTAISAGAHTSFAIGDDGNTYAWGNGFYYSSVSSNKLSNVLPVPVSLPPNVTFTDIASTIATTVALGSDGKVYTWGTGQAGANGNGKTPPTEITHTSTNFVPQAISTPAGVTFTQISTNAAANSSVLALDSNGNAWGWGRNESGMTGIGNATMWITTPTRVSAPAGLTFTSVSAGSRHGMFTGSDGNTYASGWGSITGTGTNGFVNVLTPTRVNTPTGVTLTQISAGNDYTLAIGSDGKTYAWGAGTNGILGTGGTDQKPSPAEVLPPKVGASSVRFDQSAGLNLTPTADGKYTVVTPAHPIGTVDTTITWTLGNNPQDNATLPFEYVGFILPSAGSIPLHQYTGGSLLLLTTLATITYTGYQFTTRKHTNPHEPRIITSTHGQ